ACAGCAGGCGCGGCTCGCTGGCTGGGTGTTTTTGGTGGTCAACTATCTGCTGCGCAGCTGGCTCTGGGTGATCGTGGCCCTGGCTGCCCTGGTGCTGCTTCCTGACCAGGCTGACTGGGAACTCAGCTACCCGACACTCGCGGTTCAGTTTTTGCCTCCTGTGGTACTCGGACTGGTGGTGGTCTCCCTGGTGGCAGCCTTCATGAGCACCGTGAGTACATCCGTGAACTGGGGAGCCAGCTACCTCACCCATGATCTGTATCAACGCTTTCTGAGGCCGAATGCCTCTCAGCGGGAGCTTCTGCTGGTGGGTCAGCTCATGAGTGTGATGTTGCTTGTGCTTGGCGTGGTCACAGCCCTGATCAGCGACAGCATCGGCACGGTGTTCCGGCTCGTGATCGCCATCGGCACCGGACCTGGTGTGGTGCTCGTTCTGCGCTGGTTCTGGTGGCGGATCAATGCTGCAGCTGAGCTGGCCGCCATGCTCTGCGGTTTTGTGGTGGGCCTGGTGACCTCGGTTGTTCCTCTGCTTCAGATCGCTGATTACGGAGAACGCCTGATGGTCACCACAGCTCTCACGGCCTTGATCTGGATCACGGTGATGTTGCTGACCCCCCCGGAGTCCCCAGCGGTTCTGGAACGTTTCGTGCTTCAGGTTCGTCCTCCTGGACCTGGCTGGAGCCGATGGCGTGGTGGCCTTGATGCGACCGCTTCGGAATCCCTCTCAGACCTTCTTGCCCGCTTCCTGTTCAGTTCCGGACTGCTTTTCGGCGCTCTGCTTGGATCAGGGGCATTCCTGTTGCATCAGCAGCAGCTGGGTTGGTTCGGCCTGGTTCTGGCAGTGGCTTCTCTGATGCTTCTTCGCTGGATCGGGCGATCCGCCGCTCCGGTCTGATCGGGCGGCAGTCACAATGTTTGGACATCCGTCAGCGATTTGGCTTTTTTCCGCAGCACTCTGCTTCCCATTCTGATCGTGGCACTGTTCGCGCTGGCCCTTGTCGCTGTGAGCGCTCGCATCTGGCTTCCGGGCGACATGCTGGCGCCCGCTCCGATCAGCTGAGATTACGATCGGACCATGGGCGATTCATCCAGCATCCAGAACGAGGACCTCATGGCTGAGCTGGCCATCGATCCTGATGTGCTGGAGCGAGAACTCGCCGCAGAACTCATGGGTGATCCTCTCGATGAGATTGCCCCGGATGATCCGGAAGGTGATGCCCTGGAGGCGGTTCGAGCCTGTGATGAGGGCCTGGAATGGCTCAAACAGGGGCATGATCAGCGCCTTCAAGGGTTGAGGGTCTTCTGTGAACATCGTGACCCTCGTGCCGTCCCACTGCTCCTGCCACTGCTCGACGAAACCTGTCCTGTGGTGCGCATGAGTGCTGTTTACGCACTGGGTCGGAACCCTTCCCTGCAGGCTGTGGAAGCTCTGCTGCGGCTTCTGCAGCTGGACAGCAACGCCTATGTGCGCAAGGCCACGGCATGGAGCCTCGGTAATTACCCGGATGCTCCTGTACTCAATCCATTGATCAGGGCTTTGCAGGTGGATGTGGCATCGGTGCGTCTCTGGGCTTCGGTGTCACTGGCGGAGGCGGGAAGCACCACTTCTGTGAAGGCTGATCTCGCGGCAGGTCAGCTGCTGTTGAGCCTGCGGATTGACAGTGAACCCGTTGTGCGCAGCAACTGCATCTGGGCCCTGGGCCGACTGCATGATCAGCTTGTCAAGCCACGCCAGGATGAGATGGTCGAGGCTTTCGTGGCAGCTCTGCTTCAGGATCGTGAGACGACGGTGCGCGATGAAGCCCGTACGGCCCTCGAGCAGCTCGATAATCCCGAGCTCGTGGATCGTCTCCAGACTCTGCTGGACGAAGGTCTGTTGATCTGATCTGATCCCGTTACAGGGAACTCCGGCACCTACGACTTCCCTTTAACATGCGAACAATTCTGTGATGGTGCATGCCTCAGCGCACAGTGCGATTTCGAATCCGCCCCGACGGTCGAGTTGAGGAGCGGGTTGAAGGTGTCACTGGTGATGGCTGCCTGCAACTCACAGATCGTCTTGAGGCAGCGCTTGGCACTGTCGAACGGCGTCAGCCCACTTCTGAGGCTTTCACCTCAACCCAGCCTGTCACTCAGTCCCAGTCCGTCGAGCCTTCCTGATGTCTCATTTCAGTACCGTTAAAACCGAACTCCGTCAGCTGGCTCCGCTGCGTGGGGCTCTCGAGGATCTGGGTTACACGCCTGGCGACACTCAGCAGACCGTTCGTGGTTACAAAGGTCAGACCGTCGAAGCAGAGCTCGCAGTTGCCGTTGACGGCGGTGCCGACTTCGGCTTCCGCTGGAATGAAACAAACCATGCTTACGAGTTCGTTACGGATTTGGATCTTTGGCGCCAGCCCGTACCGGTTGAGCGGTTCTTGTCGCGTCTGACCCAGCGCTATGCACTGAGGTCAGTGCTGGAAGCCACTCGTCATGAGGGATTTGATGTCACAGAGCAACGTGATTGCCAGGATGGATCTATTGAGCTGGTTGTGACCCGTTGGGACGCCTGAACCAGTTCCCTCTGACAGCA
Above is a window of Synechococcus sp. BIOS-E4-1 DNA encoding:
- a CDS encoding sodium:solute symporter family protein, producing MAPIDWTILIVYLAATLALGLWLARRNRDEDDYFVAGRRLSGWLAGASMAATTFSIDTPLYVAGIVGTRGLAANWEWWGFGLAHVAMAVVFAPLWRRSGVLTDAAFTELRYGGPAAAWLRGIKAFLLALPVNCIGIGYAFLAMRKVVEALGIVSDQPIVAAGGLSDTLLLLIIVAVLVLAYTVAGGLWAVVITDFIQLLLALLGAAAVAWAAVHAAGGMESLLDQLDALGRPELLSIVPWRWGPEGFSWIGGAGISVSTFLAYLTVQWWSFRRSDGGGEFIQRMLATKDEQQARLAGWVFLVVNYLLRSWLWVIVALAALVLLPDQADWELSYPTLAVQFLPPVVLGLVVVSLVAAFMSTVSTSVNWGASYLTHDLYQRFLRPNASQRELLLVGQLMSVMLLVLGVVTALISDSIGTVFRLVIAIGTGPGVVLVLRWFWWRINAAAELAAMLCGFVVGLVTSVVPLLQIADYGERLMVTTALTALIWITVMLLTPPESPAVLERFVLQVRPPGPGWSRWRGGLDATASESLSDLLARFLFSSGLLFGALLGSGAFLLHQQQLGWFGLVLAVASLMLLRWIGRSAAPV
- a CDS encoding HEAT repeat domain-containing protein; protein product: MGDSSSIQNEDLMAELAIDPDVLERELAAELMGDPLDEIAPDDPEGDALEAVRACDEGLEWLKQGHDQRLQGLRVFCEHRDPRAVPLLLPLLDETCPVVRMSAVYALGRNPSLQAVEALLRLLQLDSNAYVRKATAWSLGNYPDAPVLNPLIRALQVDVASVRLWASVSLAEAGSTTSVKADLAAGQLLLSLRIDSEPVVRSNCIWALGRLHDQLVKPRQDEMVEAFVAALLQDRETTVRDEARTALEQLDNPELVDRLQTLLDEGLLI
- a CDS encoding DUF2997 domain-containing protein; amino-acid sequence: MPQRTVRFRIRPDGRVEERVEGVTGDGCLQLTDRLEAALGTVERRQPTSEAFTSTQPVTQSQSVEPS
- a CDS encoding DUF1257 domain-containing protein, producing MSHFSTVKTELRQLAPLRGALEDLGYTPGDTQQTVRGYKGQTVEAELAVAVDGGADFGFRWNETNHAYEFVTDLDLWRQPVPVERFLSRLTQRYALRSVLEATRHEGFDVTEQRDCQDGSIELVVTRWDA